A part of Anolis sagrei isolate rAnoSag1 chromosome 3, rAnoSag1.mat, whole genome shotgun sequence genomic DNA contains:
- the LOC137096554 gene encoding uncharacterized protein, with protein MESPAGPSTMDLPDSTVDDDLCRKRYISSSEDDEEEGEEAKRSREEERVVHESVNSLLDMLSTPAYVEQGAAENPPISALWKLCCVAPGQLHETPEMAAIQRPGHEVVSSILGLERDIQPTDEIQKPDIYNTSIPLEMRHVYTAAIIHPSPYDDSNMALHDVLADSEIITAEEPDPQLIGEGGVFSDFVDDASAAAAAAAVQKADTNDSINTDIHSDNPVTSIPSTSKNQGKGMKRGRPETQKATKPRKKQKDDAGVKDAQGQTPQKRKFTTLNECYDELNRLTAEVVHNHKRIMACKERNAQIMDRDLQKIYSAIKALEKYRMLTKSAYYQRGGGMNSRGKRKQKKPCPGDLYWKRRRKLIKKARQTLARSKSKKKHKRACPLMRSDAASPSSTDTHSPEHHHLGAASNVGDQIQQEAHNAVEVNGETVECFKPDYVEEDSGSEDSDDEIVGGVAPWKFAAENWNYVGPLPLPKYYGVEYMMPAEKTAFTKWYEENRSKTFDMQKELAYYCQKDVEILVKACTKISGKLMFVLCSSCAETQHQEPCDHTDEERALSDKKDGQPREIVIHQPGIVRNKRQWTLHTKTLKKTQKVVFDKRVIKEGFTTLPYGY; from the exons ATGGAATCGCCCGCTGGCCCTTCAACTATGGACTTGCCTGATTCAACAGTGGATGATGATCTATGTAGGAAAAGGTACATCAGCTCATCTGAGGATgatgaggaagaaggggaagaagctaAAAGATCTCGGGAGGAAGAACGTGTAGTTCATGAATCTGTGAACAGTCTGTTGGATATGCTTTCAACACCAGCATACGTTGAGCAG ggGGCTGCTGAAAATCCGCCTATCTCTGCTCTCTGGAAGCTCTGCTGTGTTGCACCAGGCCAGCTACAT gaGACCCCTGAAATGGCAGCTATTCAGCGCCCTGGACACGAGGTCGTGTCAAGCATCCTTGGGTTGGAAAGGGATATTCAACCAACAGATGAAATCCAGAAACCAGACAT ATACAATACATCAATTCCTCTAGAAATGAGACATGTATACACTGCCGCTATTATCCACCCTTCACCATACGATGATTCAAATATGGCTCTACATGATGTTTTAGCGGATAGTGAAATTATAACTGCTGAAGAGCCAGATCCACAACTGATAGGAG AAGGTGGAGTATTTTCTGATTTCGTTGATGACGCCTCTGCCGCCGCTGCAGCTGCTGCTGTCCAAAAGGCTGATACCAATGATTCTATAAATACAG ATATTCATTCTGACAACCCTGTCACATCCATTCCGTCAACTTCAAAAAATCAAG GAAAAGGGATGAAACGTGGCAGACCAGAAACTCAGAAAGCAACTAAACCccgcaaaaagcaaaaagacgacGCTGGCGTTAAAGATGCCCAAGGccaaaccccccaaaaaagaaaattTACTACATTGAATGAATGTTATGATGAACTTAATAGATTGACAGCGGAAGTGGTCCACAATCATAAACGGATTATGGCTTGTAAGGAGAGAAATGCTCAAATAATGGACCGTGATTTACAAAAAATTTATTCGGCAATTAAAGCACTAGAAAAATATCGGATGCTTACAAAGTCAGCTTACTATCAGAGGGGTGGGGGTATGAACAGTagggggaaaagaaagcaaaagaagccCTGTCCTGGAGATCTGTACTGGAAAAGAAGACGTAAATTGATAAAAAAGGCGAGACAAACTCTTGCCAGATCCAAAAGTAAGAAAAAACATAAAAGAGCATGCCCCTTAATGAGGTCAGACGCGGCTTCTCCTTCCAGTACAGACACACATTCTCCAGAGCACCATCACTTAGGAGCTGCATCTAATGTTGGTGATCAAATCCAGCAGGAAGCCCACAATGCTGTTGAGGTTAATG GGGAAACAGTggagtgttttaaaccagattaCGTGGAAGAGGATAGCGGGTCTGAGGATAGTGATGATGAAATAGTGGGGGGTGTGGCCCCGTGGAAGTTTGCAG ctgagaattggaaTTATGTTGGGCCTTTGCCGCTGCCCAAATACTATGGTGTAGAATACATGATGCCTGCTGAAAAGACAGCCTTTACCAAGTGGTATGAAGAGAACCGCTCAAAAACCTTCGATATGCAAAAAGAGTTAGCATACTACTGTCAGAAGGATGTAGAGATTTTGGTGAAGGCCTGTACCAA AATCTCTGGAAAACTCATGTTCGTCCTGTGCTCAAGCTGTGCAGAAACCCAACATCAGGAGCCTTGCGACCACACAGATGAGGAGAGAGCGTTATCAG ACAAGAAAGATGGACAGCCTCGTGAAATTGTGATACATCAGCCAGGTATTGTTCGAAATAAGCGCCAGTGGACGCTTCACACGAAAACTCTCAAAAAAACTCAGAAGGTTGTATTTGATAAAAGAGTGATTAAGGAAGGGTTTACAACGCTCCCTTATGGATACTGA
- the LOC137096555 gene encoding uncharacterized protein F54H12.2-like, translating to MAFIHGCSEECTKSELDLFHIGPTQTSIERSLYIEVPPLTALTESSPLDFFIAGNGEDYMDLNNTLLYLTCKVVNEDGSNLANGAAVGLVNYPIASIFSQLDVTLGDRLISQSNNCYPYRAYIESVLNYCEDTLATQFTAGAFYKDNAGEHEITALDGANKGFSKRAFLGAGSKKIDLMGHLHADLFFQEKLLLNGVDVKIKLTRNKDAFCLMSNDANRHYKLQILSASLFVKKVKLTPGVRLGHAEALLTSNAKYPVDRVSMKVFSIPVGSRVSNQENLFLGQLPKQVVLALVDNDAFSGSYTKNPFNFKHYDINFAALYLDGEQYPMKPFQPNFEEDNCVREYMSLVQTAGKHMRDSALLINREEYAKGYTLFAFDLTPDQECADHYSLIKTGNLRAELRFAKPLPTTVNMVVYGVFDNVIEINHRRNVLFDYM from the coding sequence ATGGCTTTTATTCACGGTTGTTCTGAAGAGTGCACCAAATCCGAACTTGATTTGTTTCACATTGGGCCTACACAAACTAGTATTGAGAGAAGCCTTTATATTGAAGTTCCACCATTAACCGCTCTCACAGAATCCTCACCCTTGGACTTTTTTATTGCCGGAAATGGCGAAGACTATATGGATCTCAACAACACGCTTTTATATCTGACGTGCAAAGTGGTGAATGAAGACGGATCAAACCTGGCTAACGGGGCTGCGGTAGGTCTCGTGAATTACCCGATAGCCTCCATTTTCAGCCAGTTAGATGTGACTTTAGGGGACCGACTCATCAGCCAAAGTAACAACTGCTATCCTTACAGAGCATACATTGAATCCGTGCTGAACTATTGCGAAGACACACTAGCCACGCAATTTACGGCCGGGGCTTTTTATAAAGACAATGCAGGGGAACACGAGATTACGGCTCTGGATGGGGCAAATAAAGGTTTTAGCAAAAGAGCATTCCTGGGAGCTGGTAGTAAAAAAATAGACTTGATGGGACATCTCCATGCTGACTTGTTTTTCCAAGAAAAACTGCTGCTGAACGGTGTTGATGTGAAAATTAAACTCACCCGCAATAAAGATGCCTTCTGCTTAATGAGCAACGATGCAAACAGGCATTACAAATTACAGATTTTATCAGCCTCCCTCTTTGTCAAAAAAGTGAAATTAACACCAGGCGTTCGCCTAGGACACGCTGAAGCCCTCCTGACATCTAATGCCAAATACCCAGTGGACCGTGTAAGCATGAAAGTATTCAGCATACCGGTAGGGAGCCGTGTCTCCAATCAAGAGAACCTGTTTTTGGGACAACTTCCTAAACAGGTGGTGCTAGCACTCGTCGATAACGATGCTTTCAGCGGGTCATACACTAAAAACCCTTTCAACTTTAAGCATTATGACATCAATTTTGCAGCACTCTACTTGGATGGTGAGCAGTATCCTATGAAACCATTTCAACCCAATTTTGAAGAGGATAATTGTGTGAGAGAATATATGAGTTTAGTCCAGACCGCTGGCAAACACATGAGAGACAGCGCACTTTTAATTAACCGTGAGGAGTATGCAAAAGGCTACACACTCTTTGCATTTGACCTGACTCCGGATCAAGAATGTGCAGACCATTACTCGCTGATTAAAACTGGAAACCTGAGGGCAGAGCTGCGTTTCGCCAAGCCTCTGCCAACAACCGTCAATATGGTGGTTTACGGCGTTTTTGACAACGTGATAGAAATAAATCACAGGAGAAACGTCTTGTTTGATTATATGTGA
- the LOC137096619 gene encoding uncharacterized protein, which translates to MKRIAESEYRYWSYPITEGATGFSIPGTPVNSPKKRRESSSAKPPTRLNLLPGLYAVENKFTDVEPDFYGRGTDRVDLKKLYPEMPRMRCGDADVDVDDEGYGSLTNNLGYQDEEIVPDTDPEDLRRWHAKMEEKRRAEAEAEKMDEGMDCKADYKDSESMCEEPNPDRSIRRSLLSDLLKYAAEEKENTAVDENTSDGFESSKGSIHLSGDVRNLQIGDSQTMEVSIMSCL; encoded by the exons ATGAAGAGAATAGCTGAAAGCGAGTACAGGTACTGGTCTTATCCAATCACGGAGGGGGCAACAGGATTTTCCATACCGGGAACACCTGTGAACAGTCCTAAAAAGCGGAGAGAATCCTCGAGTGCAAAACCACCGACAAGGCTCAACTTATTACCGGGTCTTTATGCTGTGGAAAATAAATTCACAGATGTTGAGCCTGATTTTTATGGTCGGGGTACAGACCGTGTCGATTTGAAAAAGCTTTACCCTGAAATGCCGAGAATGCGATGTGGCGACGCTGATGTGGATGTTGATGATGAAGGGTATGGAAGTCTGACTAATAACCTCGGCTACCAGGACGAAGAGATAGTGCCTGATACAGACCCTGAGGATTTGAGAAGATGGCATGCCAAAATGGAGGAAAAACGCCGGGCGGAGGCTGAGGCTGAAAAGATGGATGAAGGAATGGACTGTAAAGCAGACTATAAGGATAGCGAGAGTATGTGTGAAGAACCAAACCCAGACAGAAGCATTCGGAGGTCACTCCTATCTGATCTGTTGAAGTATGCggcagaggaaaaggaaaacacgGCTGTTGATGAAAACACTTCTGACGGTTTTGAGAGTTCTAAG GGAAGTATCCACCTTTCGGGTGATGTGCGGAATCTACAGATCGGGGACTCGCAGACCATGGAAGTTTCCATCATGTCCTGTCTTTAA